A stretch of Henckelia pumila isolate YLH828 chromosome 4, ASM3356847v2, whole genome shotgun sequence DNA encodes these proteins:
- the LOC140865338 gene encoding cytochrome P450 71AU50-like, translated as MGVSWIWIMTIVACISAPLLHMYTKKKKKLPPGPKGLPILGHLHMIGKNPHQDLETIAKQHGPIMYLQFGFVSNIVVSSAKAAELFLKTYDLVFASRPPHEAAKYMSWDQKNLSFGKYGAYWRNMRKLCTLELLSNLKINSFQPMRREELGLFIEAVKEESRRSGAVAVDLSAMVSSLTAEMSCRMVFGKKYEDKDIDERGFKVVIQEGMKLAALPNLGDYFPLLGILDLQGLTKRMRAVAKVFDDFFERVIDDHVKAGDRGQVKDIVDTMMSIMESGDTEFQFDRGHVKAMMLDMLAASMDTAASTIEWLLSRLLQNPQAMKKVQQELEEVVGLERMVEESDLEKLKYLDMVVKETFRLHPVAPLLLPHYSMEDCEVGGYHIPKDSRIIINVRAIGRDPSSWSDPEKFIPERFVGKDVDVRGQHFELIPFGAGRRGCPGLQLGLIQVRLIVAQLVHCFDLKLPNGMLPEELDMTEEFGLVVARAEHLMAVPTFRLKV; from the exons ATGGGTGTTTCTTGGATATGGATCATGACAATTGTAGCATGCATATCTGCACCTTTGCTTCATATGTacacaaagaaaaagaagaagctGCCTCCGGGTCCCAAAGGACTTCCTATCTTGGGACATCTTCATATGATAGGCAAGAACCCGCATCAAGATTTGGAAACAATAGCCAAACAACATGGTCCGATCATGTACTTGCAGTTCGGATTCGTGTCGAACATCGTGGTTTCGTCCGCGAAAGCCGCCGAGCTTTTCCTCAAGACATATGATCTCGTGTTCGCCAGCAGACCTCCACACGAGGCTGCTAAATACATGTCTTGGGATCAAAAGAACTTGTCTTTCGGGAAATACGGCGCATACTGGCGAAACATGCGTAAGCTCTGCACTCTAGAGCTCCTCAGTAATCTTAAAATCAACTCATTCCAACCCATGAGGAGGGAAGAGCTTGGCCTTTTTATCGAGGCAGTGAAAGAAGAATCTCGGAGATCAGGAGCTGTTGCTGTTGATCTCAGTGCTATGGTTTCGTCCCTCACCGCGGAGATGAGTTGTCGGATGGTGTTCGGCAAGAAGTACGAGGATAAAGACATCGACGAGAGAGGGTTCAAAGTTGTGATACAAGAAGGGATGAAATTGGCAGCACTTCCAAATCTTGGGGATTACTTCCCTCTGCTTGGGATTCTTGATCTTCAAGGATTGACGAAAAGAATGAGGGCGGTGGCGAAAGTGTTCGACGATTTTTTCGAGAGGGTAATCGATGATCATGTGAAGGCCGGCGATCGCGGGCAGGTTAAAGACATTGTTGATACCATGATGTCCATTATGGAATCTGGAGACACAGAGTTTCAGTTCGATCGCGGCCATGTTAAGGCCATGATGCTG GACATGCTTGCAGCTTCAATGGACACCGCGGCCTCAACAATCGAGTGGCTACTTTCGAGGCTCCTACAAAATCCCCAAGCAATGAAAAAAGTTCAGCAAGAGTTGGAAGAAGTGGTGGGATTGGAAAGGATGGTAGAGGAATCGGACTTGGAGAAACTGAAGTACCTAGATATGGTTGTAAAAGAAACCTTTCGCCTACACCCGGTCGCGCCTTTGTTGTTACCTCACTACTCTATGGAAGATTGTGAGGTTGGCGGGTACCATATACCGAAAGACTCGCGGATAATCATCAACGTACGTGCAATCGGACGTGATCCGAGTTCCTGGAGTGATCCAGAGAAGTTCATTCCGGAGAGATTTGTGGGGAAGGATGTAGATGTTAGGGGGCAACATTTTGAGCTTATTCCCTTCGGGGCAGGCAGGAGGGGATGCCCTGGATTGCAACTCGGACTCATCCAAGTTCGACTAATCGTTGCACAACTAGTTCACTGCTTTGATCTGAAGCTGCCTAATGGTATGCTGCCCGAAGAACTAGACATGACCGAGGAATTCGGACTTGTCGTGGCTAGAGCCGAGCACTTGATGGCGGTTCCTACGTTTCGGTTGAAAGTTTGA